The following is a genomic window from Ictidomys tridecemlineatus isolate mIctTri1 chromosome 13, mIctTri1.hap1, whole genome shotgun sequence.
CCGTGACggtcaaaaagaagaaatggaaaactctctgtgcctcagaatggcctACATTCAATACCAGCTGGCCTCCTGAAGGAACCTTTAACATTGATTCTATCTTACAGGTGAAGTCTCGAATCTTCATCCAAGGTCCTCAGGGACACCCTGATCAAATACCCTATATTATTACTTGGGAAGATTTAGCTTCCACGCCACCCTCCTGGGtagctcctttctctcctcctaagtctccttcttcttcttctcccctcgAGCCCTCTGCCCCTCTCCTTCCAGTTCCTCCTCTTCTACCCCCTCAAacctcccaactttaccctgttcTCGACAAATCTGAAACTTCAACTAAGCCAGGGGCAACACCAAAGAAGGTTTTGCCACCAGAAGACTCAGCCCTAATTGACCTGCTAGCTGATGAGCCTCCTCCTtatcagccccagcccttgccagCCCTTGGGTCCAATCCACCTTCCtcggaggaagaagaagatgacCAAGAGGGTCCAACAGCCAGTGCTCCCCCAGATCCATCCCCCATGGTGGGACAGCTCCGAGGACGACGGGATCACACTGCACCAGGGGACACTTCTAGAGTTCTCCCCCTGCGGCAAATGGGGGGTCCCAATGGCCAATATCAGTATTGGCCATTCTCAGCCTCTGACCTTTATAACTGGAAAACTCATAATCCTTCCTTTGCTAAAGACCCTGTAGCTTTAACCTCTCTGATTGAATCTATTCTAGTGACTCACCAGCCaaggagaaacaaaaagttctttTGGAAGCTCGCAAAAATGTACCAGGGGATGATGGGCGACCTACCCAACTCCCAAATTTGATTAACGAGGCTTTTCCTTTAACCCGGCCAAACTGGGACTATACCACTGAAGCAGGTAGGAACCACCTACGTCTCTATCGCCAGTTACTCATAGCGGGTCTCCAAGGAGCAGGGCGTCGGCCCATTAATTTGGCCCAGGTAAGACAAACTattcagggagcagaggagagCCCAACAGCATTTTTAGAAAGACTAAAGGAGGCATATCGGAGGTTCACACCCTTCGATCCTGATAGTGAGGATCAGAAAGAAAATGTCTCTATGACATTTATTTGGCAATCTGCCCCAGACATCAGAACTAAGTTGCAAAGACTGGATAATTTGCAGGATTTCTCTCTAACAGATTTgctgaaggaagcagaaaagatatttaacaagAGAGAAACTCCAGAGGAACAAAAGAATAGAATCAGGAAGATGCAAGAAGAACGAGACCTTAAGCTTAGAGAAGAGTCagacaaaagggaaagagaaagtgatcGAAAGCGTAACAGGGAACTAAGCAAAATATTGGCCACTGTAGTTCAGGCAGGACGTCAGGGAGACAAAGTAAGTCAGGACAGGGAACGGAGCAGACCCCATGTAGACCGAGACCAATGTGCCTACTGTAAGGAAAAAGGACACTGGGTAAAAGACTGCCCAAAGAGACCCCCCAACCCTAGAAGAGGTGCAAATCGGGCCTCGCAGTTACTAGCATTAGATGAAGACTGAAGGAGTCAGGGCCAGGAGCTCCCCCCTGAGCCCCGGGTAACCCTACAAGTAGGGGAGCAACCTGTAACCTTCCTAGTGGATACGGGAGCCCAACACTCAGTGCTGACGCAAGCACCAGGACCCATAAGCCACAGAACAACATGGGTCCAAGGTGCCACCGGGAACAAACCATACCGATGGACTACCGAAAGAGAAGTACACCTTGCCACAGGTAAGGTTTCTCATTCGTTTCTACATGTGCCTGATTGTCCGTATCCACTACTAGGAAGAGACCTGTTAACCAAATTGAGGGCCCAAATTTATTTCAAGGACGGGGGTGTCTCTATTACCGGGCCAAACCAGACCCCCTTGCATGTATTGACTTTCAAACTAGAAGATGAATACAAACTTTTTGATAAGTCCTCACTACCTATTAAAAACATGGACTATTGGCTTAGTTCCTACCCGGAGGCCTGGGCAGAAactggaggaatgggaatagCTAAACAACAACCTCCCATAGTCATACAGCTAAAAGCCACTGCAACTcctattaatattaaacaatatcctatGTCAAGGGAGGCCTACCAAGGCATCAAGCCGCATATCAAACGCCTCCTAGATCAAGGCATTCTAACATCTTGCCGGTCGCCCTGGAACACCCCGCTGCTACCGGTCAAAAAGCCAGGGACTAATGATTATCGACCGGTTCAGGACTTAAGGGAAGTTAACAAAAGGGTAGAAgacattcaccccacagtgcCAAATCCCTACAATCTCCTCAGCACCTTGCCTCCGACCCATACCTGGTATACTGTTTTGGACCTAAAAGATGCCTTTTTCTGCCTAAGACTGTCTCCCCAAAGTCAGGCCCTTTTTGCATTCGAATGGAAAGATCCCGAGGAAAGGGTTTCTGGACAGCTGACTTGGACGAGACTACcacaaggatttaaaaacagcccaACGCTCTTTGATGAGGCTCTGCACCAGGACTTGGCTGAATTTCGGGTAAGACACCCTTCCTTAATTATGCTTCAATATGTGGATGATATCTTGTTGGCTGCAACCTCCAAAGAAGACTGCCTAACAGGTACGAAAGAATTGTTGCAAACCTTGGGACTACTGGGGTACAGGGCATCAGCAAAGAAGGCCCAAATCTGTCAGACAAAGGTTACCTATCTTGGCTATGAACTTTACGATGGTCGGCGCTGGCTGACAGCTGCCAGGAAAGAGACTATCTCAAATATACCAACTCCCCAGAGTCCCAAGCAGCTGCGGGAGTTTCTAGGAACCGCAGGTTTCTGCAGACTCTGGATTCCTGGGTTTGCTGAGATAGCAGCCCCCTTGTATCCACTGACTAAACCAGGTATttcctttacctggactgaggAACATCAATTGGCATTTGAACAAATTAAATTGGCTCTTTTATCGGCCCCCGCCTTAGGTCTGCCAGACATTACCAAGCCTTTTGATCTGTTTATAGATGAAAAACAGGGTTATGCAAAAGGGGTTCTAACCCAAAAACTGGGACCCTGGAGGCGCCCTATAGCCTACCTGTCAAAGAAATTGGATCCAGTGGCAGCCGGATGGCCACCTTGCCTCCGGATGATAGCAGCTGTGGCTCTTCTGATTAAGGATGCCACCAAACTGACTTTGGGACAGCCATTAACCCTATTAACCCCTCATGCCATTGAAACCATAATTCGCCAGCCACCCGACCGCTGGATGTCAAATGCCCGGCTCACCCATTACCAGTCTTTGTTATTGGATACTGACCGGATCCAGTTCGGCCCCTTGGTGACATTAAATCCAGCAACCCTCCTGCCGCTCCCGGAAAAAGCAGATCCTCACAACTGCCAGCAGATTCTTGCAGAAACACAGGGGACCCGGCCAGACCTCACAGACCAACCAATGAAGGATGCAGAGCTAGTCTGGTATACAGATGGAAGCAGTTATCTGCTCAATGGAGAACGACGAGCAGGAGCGGCCATCACCACTGAATCTGAGGTAATATGGGCGAGTGCGCTTCCGGGCGGGACGTCAGCTCAGCGGGCAGAACTGATAGCTCTGACTCAAGCCTTAAAGCTGGCAGAGGGGAAAAAGCTAAATGTATACACAGACAGCAGATATGCTTTTGCCACTGCTCATATACATGGGGAAATTTACAAGCGCCAAGGATTACTAacctcagaaggaaaagaaatcaaaaataagactgaaatatTAGCTTTACTTAAAGCTTTATTTTTGCCTAAGAAATTAAGTATCATGCATTGTCCCGGCCATCAGAAAAAAGACACTCCAGAGGCCAAAGGGAACAGATTAGCAGATGAGACAGCCAAGAAAGCAGCTCTAGGGCCACAGCTCTTAATAATGACTCTATTGCCCCAACAAGTAGACCCACCGCATGCTAACCACGAAGAACAATGGGTCTATGAAGACAAGGACTTAAATGTCATACAGAGACTGGGGGCTACCTACAGCCCAGAGGACAATACCTGGAAATATCAAGGAAAGACTATCATGCCCCTTAAAGATGCAAAACAACTAGTGAAGTCCCTACACAGACTCACACACCTTGGagctaaaaagataaaagaacttTTAGACCGCGGGGAAGGTACTTTATATCTCCCAAACAGGGATCAACTTCTTCGCCAGACAGCAGAAAATTGTCAAGCATGTGCCCAGGTAAATGCTGGTAAAAACAAGATTGGAATCGGAATTCGAATAAAAGGGCATAAACCTGGAACCCATTGGGAAATAGACTTTACTGAAATCAAACCAGGTATGTATGGCTATAAGTATCTTCTAGTTTTTGTTGATACCTTCTCCGGATGGGCAGAAGCATTCCCGACTCGACATGAAACTGCTAAGATGGTtgcaaagaaattattagaagagATTTTTCCCAGGTATGGGGTACCTGGGACAATTGGATCGGATAACGGGCCTGCCTTCGTTTCCCAGGTAAGTCAGATGGTGGCCAATATATTGGGGATCAATTGGAAATTACATTGTGCTTACAGACCCCAAAgttcaggacaggtagaaagaatgaatagaactATTAAGGAGACCTTGACCAAATTAACGCTTGAAACTGGCACTAGAGACTGGGTACAGCTCCTGCCTTTAGCCTTATATCGGGCCCGAAAtaccccaggcccacagggactaACCCCATTTGAGATTCTGTACGGTGCCCCACCACCTGCTGTTAACTTTTATGAAACTGAAACCTGTGCCTCCCTCGCCCCATCTATGCAGACTCATTTGCGTGCCTTGCAGCTGGTTCAGAACGAGGTCTGGAAGCCTTTAGCCGCAGCATACAAAGAGGAACTTAAAACCCCATCGCTGCCACATCCCTTCAAAGTCGGAGACACCGTCTGGGTACGCAGACACCAGAGCAAGAACCTTGAACCACGGTGGAAAGGACCCTACACTGTCCTGCTGACGACTCCTACTGCAGTCAAAGTGGACGGCATCTCTGCTTGGATCCACGCCTCTCATGTAAAGACTGCTCATCCACTGGAATCCACCAGCACCTCTTCAGGATGGAAATTGCAGCGCACTCAAAACCCGCTAAAGATAAGACTCACTCGCTGCTGACTTTATTCACTTTATGTCTAGCTCTCCCCATGTCAGCTGCCAGGCACCACTTGTATAACCCCCCGCACCCCCGAAAGTCCCAGACAGTTGGGGATCCTAGAAGCCGCAGTACAGCAAGATCTGAGGGCAATAGAAACCTCTGTAACTgctttagaaaaatctttaacCTCCTTATCAGAGGTAATATTGCAAAATAGACGGGGTCTAGACTTATTGTTCTTAAAGGAAGGAGGGCTTTGTgctgccctaaaaaaaaaaaaaattgttacttttACACAGATCATACAGGGGTAATAAGGGAATCCATGACAAAACTCAGAGAAAAGACTAGATGCACGGGAAAGATCCCTGCGGAGCTCTCAAAGTTGATTTGAAGGCTGGTTCAATAAGTCCCCATGGCTGACTACTCTATTATCTACTATAGCTGGACCCTTGATTATCTTGCTGTTGATTTTAATGTTTGGAccctgtatttttaacaaattgatgCAGTTTATAAAAGACAGGCTTTCTGTAGTACAAACCATGGTCCTTACCCAGCAATATCACTTGCTTCAACAACAGGCTGAATCTGAACCCGAACAGGCAGATCTATGGATATAAGATTATATCCCTgataaaagaaaaggggggaatgaaagaccccagcctcaaagccttaagcttaatgttaagaaatataacgttttgctctgcagtcacaagatgcttcctcctaaccGCAACCCATGCCCCACACCCCCCATGTTGTAACCCATACGTTAATACCCTCATGTCAAAACCGCAAGATGTCCCAGACAGTTAAGAAACCACGAGATGTTCCAGAGGGGCAGACTTgagcaaaagaggacaaaaataggaGCACATGGGTGGGGTCTCCAAACCCACTCTGCCCCCTGTGACCACTTTTAGGGGAGCTTGAGAGGGGGCCAATGAAATAGCTGATACTGTGCCAAGCTGTCATGGGGGGGCCAATGaaataactgttactgtgctaaGTTGGAATCTTATCCCTTGCAACCTATAAAAATCCTGTAACCCCGAGCCCATGCATGCAAGCTGCCTAAGccacggctgaggttctgctttgcatccataggcgcctatgtgaataaattcctcctgctgattgcatccagtgactcgcgtgttccattctgggttggggtctcgggggtctttcaccctattttgtattttatttagagaaagggtatcaatgagttgcttagctcctcacttttgctgaggctagtttgaAATagtgatcgtcctgcctcagcctcctgagctgctgggattaagggcatgtgccattgtaccAGCTACCCTTTACTTTTAAtctataaatatctttatattttaaatggatttctTGTAGATAGCATgtagttgggttttgttttgtgttccaTCATGATAATCTCTGTTAATCGATTTATTGACACTAGGGACGTTTAAACTGATTTCTGATACATTTAGATTAATATCTACCATATTTGCTATTGTTTACTGGTCACTGTGCTTAtcttttattcttagttttttctttgattttataatttaaattgaaaactttatttttcaaatttatgtcCTGTCTTAGACCTAGAGTTTATAATATAGACGGGAAAAATCTACTAAGACATGTATTCAAAttgtagaaaaacaaagaaaaaattcttcaagTAGAAGGGGGAGAATAAAAGGCAGTTTATCTATAAAGGAATGAAACTGATATGCATTTCTTGCATAATACTTGCAAGTAAGAAGAGAATGGAGAACAATATGTAAAGTATTgattatatatattagatatattgttgctattgtttttttgaaaaaaaaaactattaactcaaagaaaaactaatgttttttctttataaataagtGTATAAGTGCAATGAATGCATGTATAAGATGGGTGCCAGTCATAACACAAGGTATGAGAGTGAGAACATTTGTTATTGTAAGGTACTTGGACTATTTGTATTAGGTGgttgttttttgtggtgttgCTGTTTTGCTACTTATCCTGCAGGTTTCTGAGAGTACTGGAGTTGAGGTTTGATGTCAGACATTCATTTGAGTACATACTCATTCCTcatgtttaaatatttctttctgtacttttttcattatttcttcactctctctctctttctttcatattcCCATTGTATGTATATTAACGCTTCTATAATTGTCCCACATTTCCTGGATATTCTGttgcatttttgttgtttctttttcaggTTTGGAATTTTCTATTCACATAACTTTTTTCCTCAGTTATGCAAAATCTGCTAATGAGCCCatcaaaagcatttttaatgtttggAACTCTATACTCTATATCTATATatcccattcttttttattgtgtcttGGAATTTCTACTTTCTGTTTGTAATACCCACATTGCTTACTTTTTTCATTCAAATATTGAGTATattaattagttttaaaaaaataatactctgATAATTCTAATATTCCTGCCATCTCTGAGTTTGGTTCTGATGCTTACTATCTCTtcaaactgtattttatttttctttttggtatgcCTCGAATTTTGTTGGAAACCAGTCGTGATGTCCTATGTAAAGGGAACTGCAGTAAGTAGACATTTGTAATACTGTTAAAATATAAGGGGAGGGAGTACCTTTTATAGTTCCATGATTAGGTCACAATTTTAGTGAGTCTGTGCCTAGACTATCAACTTCACACCTACCTCTCAGTTTTGGCTATAGGAGGTTATGACATTTCCTTTCTCCCACACAGAAGGGCAGAGGGAGCTTGACTCAGGTAATTCCTTTCTTCCAAGTCACTTAGATTCTGATAATACCCTGGGTCTTTTAGATGCAAAGCCTCTGGTAAAATATTTCCTCTTAAAAGCTAACCTTATCAAGAAGAACTTAATGATCTGAAAATATCTCAAACAAGGGAGTTTTCCCCTTCCCTCACAAGAAGCATGGGGAGAAAATCTTTCCCTGGTGAACTTTTAGAAGTAAAACACAAAAGTGTGGGTATGTTCTTCCAAGACTGGGCCCCTGGAGTTCACAGTTTTCAGACTTATTTGCAATGAACCATATTAATTTGTCAATTATGATTCCAGTTTTCCTTTTCAAATACTGGTTTCCCTGGAGGTTTCTGCACGTGGGTCTCCACTCTGGCGAGTTTTAAATTTCTGCCTGTCTGTCTCTTCTATTTGGAGGGCAGGATAGCAGTTTTCCTTGTGGCTGAAATTCTCTGATATATCTAAGTGTTTTAATTGTTTCTTGTTCAGCTATTTACTGGTTTTGTGAAACTTCTCACATTCTGCATCTATTAAGTTCATTTAATCAAAGTATAAATTTGCTAATAGTAATTTAGAAATCTTTTCcctggcttttatttttctcccttggaaggattaattattatattatttttactaaaatgTCTGGATCCATCTGAGCCCCACTTATATCCTCTagctatagctcagaggtagcTCAAATAGGAGGACATTGCTGGTATTGGGGGGTGGTGTCATTCTGAAATGTGAAGGCAAATGTATAGGGTTCTTCTTGATGGATCACTAAGTCTCTCTGTGTGGAATCATATAAATCATGTTGAAAAATGGACTGTGAGACCCACTTCATAAATCCTGGCCCAGTTTCCAAAGGTAGCCTCTTGCAATCTCAACGTCAAGGCTCAGCATTTCAGATGCAAACCTGCAGCCTGACTCCTGCAGGAGTTAATGCGTTAGCATTTTAACAAATTGAACCAATTCAGTGGCCTATTTATCAGTTCAAGCTATTTGGAAATGTTGCGACCATATGTCGTCCATTGAAATGAACACTAAACACTGCATTTATAAATGGTAATTTATGACTCATAAATGTCTTTGCTATTAGAACCATTCTGCCACTGTGAATGGAATTGATAGCAGGTTCTGAGCTCTGTGGTATGTGtatgctttttcctttttaggaGTGTTGTAGATATTATAGCTTTAATGCCTTATGgagatgttatttttaaaaaatctgtgcatatcaaaaagattgtttTTATGCTAGAttttcatattcataaatttGACAGGCAGGTTAAATATATGTGAGCATGTGCATATGGCAAAGAtgctttatatgtgtgtgtagacAAAGATTATAGaattataattctaaaatatagaaGTTACACCTTATTATCTGTCCAGTTCTTAGATTTACTCATGCAATTGAAACTGCTAGTCATTtactctaacatcttctctctccttctttcttggAGATAGAATGCCTGACTCTGAGTGGGATATATAGCACCCTggtatatataaaactatattattCACTTCCCTATCAAAGAGGAAGGCAAAAATACCTGGTCAATGTAAGGAGAAAGATTTTATGAACACATccaaaaaatgatattaaaatagaGCTAGATTACTTTGCATGCTTTGGTTGGTCTTTTCTTCATCCTGCTGACTGTCAATGTGGCAATCAGGCTGGATATTGAGCTAATGTTTGAACACTGAGAAATGTGGATTGACTATGGTTAGACTTGGAAGTCCAAGTTTGAATCTCTGACTGACTCATGAAGCCATATATTGACCATGGAAAGTTCAGCTCAGACTGATTTTTTAGGCACAAAAGACAGAGagcagaaaaataaatcttccttttcAACATAGtcataattattttttgagacacatGTAAtgacttaactgatatatatatactctgaatttaaatatttaatcatagTAGGACCAGAAATATTACATTACCTGCCTAAGTTCACAGAACTCTATGGAATTGAGAAAATTTCCAGAACCCAAGTTTTTTGGACCTTGGCTCATTATCCTTGTTATTTACATGCCATCTGTAATATTCAATGAGGCCCGGGGGGCGGGGGCGACATCATGTGTTAGCATAGTTTGTGGAACTTTCAGACAGGAAACCTTGGTCAATTTGCAGGTCGAAATAGCTCCTGGAGAAACCACTGGTAGCTGGGAGACAAATTTATATCAGAAAGCCAGAGTTCCAATTGTTCATCACAAGATAACCTCTATTCTGTAAGCCCATTAAGTGTAGTTTTATGTCTAACTATTATCTCACTATTTCTCATTCATCACAAATGattacaattaaatatttatacatatgtatagatGGAACATTTTGTGGTGAAAATTTTAGTGTGCTGGTTCAAAGTTCTGGTGCTTTAGGAAATTTGTAACTGCTTTTATTAATACAAATGGTTAATAccatgacactttttttttaaggagaactGTGTATTTGAGATTTTAGCCATAGAGTAAAATAATGTGAGAACCATAGGTGAATCTTTAGAACCTGGAAatcaattatttttgaaaatataatgtgAAATCCTAATTTTGTGGAGGAATGATTCCAAggattaaaacaataatgaatttaccctgtctttctctctctctctctctctctctctctctctctctctctctctctctctctctctctttttcaggaGTGGGAGTTCATCATTAACTCAATGTCAAAATGCGATAGTCTAATCTCCCCACATatacactctattttttttttaaaaagaatttaaatctcCTGGTGTTGGCAGCCCATTAACAACATTTAATTAATTCAGTCATTTGTTTTAAGAGTACCTAATATTTGAACATTGCTATTTTAAGCAGTGTAAATCAtagaagattaatttttaaagaatttagagTTTTGTGGTAAGAAAAACATGTGCATTAATAATTAAAGACTAATTAGGTGAAGTGAGATAACAAAACAAACTGTTTCAGGTCACCCAAACAAACCCACCTATAAGAAATCAACTGAAATTCAAGAAATTAAACTCATGGAaccaaactttttaaaagttcttaccTATGGATACCCTTGATATCCTCAAAGTTTCATATATTCATTAGTGGGGAGGACTGTAAATTTCACAAAATTGTCCATAGCATGTATGTGATGCTCGGGAAAGGTAGTAGTAAGAGAGAGATGCAGGTGTGGATAAATGAGAGTGAAgaacagaggggtgggaggggaagggaagggtatggggttagaaaatgatggtggaatgtgatagacaatattatccaaaatacatgtattaagacatgaattggtgtgaatatactttttgtacaaccagagacatgaaaaattgtgctttatatgtgtaataggaattgtaatgcattctgctgtcatatataaattttaaaaattaataagtaatgcattctgctgtcatatataaattttaaaaattaataaaaaaagaaaatgttggaaaATTCTTTAGTTGAAAGAACTGATTTGAAGTGACACTTGAAGATCAATAAACTTATTTTATCTGatcaagaaaatttaaatatagaaaactataaatatactataatgtacatatatgtgCTAAATTATGCACTTAAAGAATGTATTTGCTGCCAGTCagggtggagcatgcctgtaatcccagcagcttggaatgttgaggcagaaggatcacaagttcaaaaccagcttcagtaaCAGCAGGttgctgagaaactcagtgagaccttttctctcaataaaatacaaataaggctgaggatgtggcttagtggtggagtgcccctgagttcaatctctggtacctctTCCTGCCccacaaaaaagaatttattttccttatttcttttgaagaaagaaaataatgtaagtAAATTTCACTATTCTGTGTACGCCTTAAATATGTCTGTGTCTCTCCATTTTTAGAGTAATTAATgctataaaataacatttattattctCATACCTTGTGTCAGAAGACTTCAAAGATGGATTCCAATATTCTCAGGCTCTGGTAAACATATACCTTCTCCCAGCTGTTCAACCAATACCAATTCAGGAGCTGCTGAGATGAATTTTTGAGAGTGTAATTTAGATCCCAAGTCACCTGACCTTAACAGAGGATGCCTAATCTTAAGTAGCCTAACCTCATCATAAGTCCTTAAAGAATGGTTCCTGAGAAAGACTCAAAGCCTAAGAGGCTTGATGTGTGGAAGATTTTACATCATTGACTTGGAAGATGGAGCAGGTCAAGTGCATAGAATTTCTCTGACCAAATCCTAAACAGTCTCTAGCTGAGAGTGACATCCCCTGAACCCCAGCTGCATCACCTAAtaggcaacaacaacaaaaaaccccggATCTCTGATGCAAACCACAAGTACTAAATTCTTGTGACAATTTAAATGAGCCTG
Proteins encoded in this region:
- the LOC144369806 gene encoding uncharacterized protein LOC144369806 yields the protein MGNTLTTPLSLTLDHWQDVQKRANNLSVTVKKKKWKTLCASEWPTFNTSWPPEGTFNIDSILQVKSRIFIQGPQGHPDQIPYIITWEDLASTPPSWVAPFSPPKSPSSSSPLEPSAPLLPVPPLLPPQTSQLYPVLDKSETSTKPGATPKKVLPPEDSALIDLLADEPPPYQPQPLPALGSNPPSSEEEEDDQEGPTASAPPDPSPMVGQLRGRRDHTAPGDTSRVLPLRQMGGPNGQYQYWPFSASDLYNWKTHNPSFAKDPVALTSLIESILVTHQPRRNKKFFWKLAKMYQGMMGDLPNSQI